The following proteins are encoded in a genomic region of Candidatus Binatia bacterium:
- the folK gene encoding 2-amino-4-hydroxy-6-hydroxymethyldihydropteridine diphosphokinase, whose protein sequence is MERADATRRGTSATGGGSGKGMPHRAFIGIGSNLGDRKANLVEAMGRVQEIPTTRVVKQSSLYESEPLGDAKTWFVNCAIEIETDCGADELLKRLKQIETVMGRKRVRGKRWGSRIIDLDILFFDSEIINKRTLRVPHPELQNRRFVLLPMSELAPQMIHPKLSASISELVAGLKDTKKIHLLRAS, encoded by the coding sequence GTGGAGAGAGCCGATGCGACCCGGCGGGGCACCTCGGCGACGGGGGGAGGTTCAGGCAAGGGCATGCCCCATCGGGCATTCATCGGTATAGGCTCAAATCTGGGCGATCGAAAAGCCAATCTGGTCGAGGCTATGGGTCGAGTGCAAGAAATTCCCACTACCCGTGTCGTAAAGCAGTCATCGCTCTACGAAAGCGAGCCGCTGGGCGATGCTAAAACGTGGTTTGTTAACTGCGCAATTGAGATTGAAACAGACTGCGGCGCCGACGAGCTGTTGAAGCGATTGAAGCAGATTGAAACGGTCATGGGCCGCAAGCGTGTGCGTGGAAAACGTTGGGGTTCACGTATCATTGACCTCGACATCCTGTTTTTTGACAGTGAGATCATCAATAAGCGAACGTTGCGTGTTCCTCATCCGGAGCTCCAAAACCGGCGTTTTGTTTTGCTTCCAATGAGTGAACTTGCTCCGCAAATGATTCATCCGAAGCTCTCGGCGTCGATTTCCGAGCTGGTAGCCGGTCTTAAAGATACAAAGAAGATTCATCTGCTCCGTGCCAGTTGA
- a CDS encoding septum formation initiator family protein, with amino-acid sequence MALLPPTPSKHKGIVVICVVSLVLFVVAAIYGDHGLVHLLRMRGEQRDLERTAFDLQQQNEHLRERIRRLHSDDSYIEKLARERLGLVKKHEVLYRVGPPTPAAARPIK; translated from the coding sequence ATGGCCCTTTTACCGCCGACGCCGAGCAAACACAAAGGGATCGTGGTGATCTGCGTCGTGTCATTGGTCCTTTTTGTCGTTGCCGCGATTTACGGCGACCATGGTTTGGTTCATCTGTTGCGCATGCGCGGCGAGCAACGTGATCTCGAGCGCACGGCCTTTGATCTGCAGCAGCAGAATGAACACTTGCGCGAGCGCATCCGACGGTTGCACTCCGACGACTCGTATATCGAGAAGCTCGCACGTGAGCGGCTTGGTTTAGTGAAGAAACACGAGGTTCTGTACCGGGTCGGTCCACCGACACCCGCCGCGGCCCGTCCCATAAAGTAG
- a CDS encoding HIT family protein: MATVFTRIINGELSGRFVWRDEHCVAFLSINPLRPGHTLVVPRQEVDHWIDLEPDLAQHLMTVARSVGKALQQGFNPVKIGLMIAGLEVPHCHIHVVPIDAIHDLDFANQDRNPKPADLDRAADTIRNALHHLGFRQVVDR; this comes from the coding sequence GTGGCGACCGTGTTCACAAGGATAATCAATGGCGAACTTTCCGGCCGCTTCGTATGGCGGGATGAGCACTGCGTGGCGTTCCTGTCCATCAACCCGCTCAGGCCGGGCCACACGCTGGTGGTACCGCGCCAGGAAGTCGATCACTGGATTGATCTCGAGCCCGACCTGGCGCAGCACCTCATGACCGTGGCCCGGTCAGTGGGAAAGGCGCTGCAGCAGGGCTTCAATCCCGTGAAGATCGGCCTCATGATCGCCGGCCTCGAAGTTCCACACTGCCACATCCACGTGGTTCCGATTGACGCCATCCACGACCTCGATTTCGCCAATCAGGATCGCAATCCGAAGCCCGCCGATCTCGACCGCGCCGCGGACACGATTCGCAACGCGCTTCACCACCTCGGCTTTCGACAGGTCGTGGATCGGTAA
- the eno gene encoding phosphopyruvate hydratase — protein MKIGKVAAREILDSRGNPTVEVDVVLTGGQLGRAAVPSGASTGTHEALELRDGKKRYGGKGVLKAVENVNRVIAPKLRGRDAHRQEDVDRLLLDLDGTPNKGRLGANAILGVSLAVAKAAAAAAKMPLFRYLGGVRATTLPVPMMNILNGGVHADSSVDLQEFMVVPVGARSFADGLRMGVETFHALKAVLKEKGYSTAVGDEGGFAPRLQSNQEAVEVILAAIERAGYQPGRQIALALDPAASEFFEGGQYVFRKSDGSHRSSADMVHYYRDWVDHYPIVSIEDGLAEDDWQGWGTLTRELGRRVQLVGDDLFVTNPERLQRGIDAGVANSILIKLNQIGTLTETLETIDRAKRAGYTTVISHRSGETEDTTIADLAVAVNAGQIKTGSACRSERTAKYNQLLRIEAMLGRRAVYPGRAAFAHRR, from the coding sequence ATGAAGATCGGCAAGGTGGCGGCGCGAGAGATCCTTGATTCGCGCGGGAACCCGACTGTCGAAGTGGACGTCGTGTTGACCGGCGGCCAGCTCGGCCGGGCGGCGGTGCCGTCCGGAGCATCAACGGGGACACATGAAGCGCTCGAACTGCGCGATGGCAAGAAACGCTACGGCGGCAAAGGTGTTCTGAAGGCGGTCGAGAATGTCAACCGCGTGATTGCGCCGAAGTTGCGCGGGCGCGACGCGCACCGGCAGGAGGACGTCGACCGGTTGCTGCTCGATCTGGACGGGACGCCGAACAAGGGCCGACTGGGCGCCAACGCCATTCTCGGTGTTTCGCTGGCGGTGGCCAAGGCGGCGGCCGCCGCAGCCAAGATGCCGCTGTTCCGCTACCTCGGTGGCGTACGGGCCACGACCTTGCCGGTGCCGATGATGAACATCCTGAACGGCGGCGTGCATGCGGACAGCTCCGTGGACCTGCAGGAGTTCATGGTGGTGCCGGTTGGCGCCCGCAGCTTCGCCGACGGGTTGCGCATGGGAGTCGAAACGTTTCACGCCCTCAAGGCTGTTCTGAAGGAGAAGGGGTACTCTACTGCGGTTGGCGACGAAGGCGGATTTGCCCCGCGCTTGCAGTCCAACCAGGAGGCGGTGGAGGTCATTCTGGCCGCCATCGAGCGCGCCGGCTATCAGCCTGGCCGCCAGATCGCCCTGGCGTTGGACCCCGCCGCGAGCGAGTTCTTCGAAGGAGGCCAGTACGTCTTTCGCAAGTCCGACGGCAGCCATCGCTCAAGCGCCGACATGGTCCACTACTACCGAGACTGGGTCGACCACTATCCGATCGTCTCTATCGAAGACGGCCTCGCCGAGGACGATTGGCAGGGCTGGGGCACGTTGACCCGGGAGTTGGGACGCCGGGTGCAGCTTGTCGGCGACGACCTTTTCGTTACCAATCCAGAGCGCCTACAGCGCGGCATCGACGCGGGCGTGGCCAACTCGATTCTGATCAAGCTGAACCAGATCGGCACGTTGACGGAAACCTTGGAAACCATCGACCGCGCCAAACGCGCCGGTTACACCACCGTGATTTCGCATCGCTCGGGTGAAACGGAAGACACCACGATCGCGGATCTCGCGGTGGCGGTAAATGCCGGGCAGATCAAAACCGGGAGCGCCTGCCGGAGCGAACGGACGGCAAAATACAACCAGCTGCTGCGCATCGAAGCGATGCTCGGCCGCC